Sequence from the Rhodococcus jostii RHA1 genome:
AATCTCGCCGCCCGGATCGACGGCGTCTGGTGGACGCCACCATTGGCGTCGGGGTGCCTGCCCGGCGTGGAGCGGTCGTGGCAGCTCGACCGCGGGCTGATGCGCGAACGCATTCTCACGCCGGGCGATCTCCTGGCCGCTGAAGCGCTGGCCGTGACGAGCTCACTCAAAGGCGTGCTGCCCGCGACCCTCCGGCCGTAGCCACTTCGTTTCCGGACGTTTCCGGACCACCTCTTGACCCACCCCCATGCCTGACCTACTGTTATTACACACACTGATATATCAATATCAGACCTATTGGATCACAGCGCGACTCCGCGACCACTACGCCCGACTGTCAAAGGAAAAGGCATGAGAGCTGGAAAGATTCCCTCTGATCGACGGTTCACGGCAACGCACAGCTGGTTGGCCCTCGCACCCGGACAGAGCTTCTCCGACTACCCGCTCCGGGCCGGGGTCACGGACACGGCACTCGACGAGGTCGAGGTGGTCGGACTGGAACTTCCGACAGTGCGCAGCACGATCGAGGCAGGCGCCCCGTGCGCCCTCGTGTGGACGTCCGCCCGGACCGTCGTCACGGTGTACGCGCCGATCAGCGGACTCGTCACGATGACGAACACCGACGCCGCCGAGAACCCGCAACTCGTCGCCGACGACCCGTTCCACCGTGGCTGGCTGTTCGCCGTCCTCCCCTCGCCGACGTCGTCCGCATACGGACTTCTGACCCCCGCGCAATACGCGAACGAACTCAGTGAGGCGGTGTAATCCCATGACCATCAGCGTGTTCGACCTGTTCTCCGTCGGCGTCGGCCCCTCGAGTTCGCACACCGTCGGACCGATGCGCGCCGCCGCGAGGTTCGTCTCCGACCTCCGCGCCCTCGACGCCCTGTCCGCAGTGGCGGACATCCGCGTCGACCTGTACGGGTCGCTCGCGGCGACCGGAGCGGGCCACGGAACGATGTCCGCGGTGCTGCTCGGGCTCGAGGGGTACTTTCCCGAGAAGATCGAGACCGAGGAGATGGAACGACGTCTGGAGGAGATGCGCAGCACCCGGCGCATCAGGGTCGGCGGTTCGCACGACGTCGCGCTCGCCGAGGACGAGATCGTCCTCCATCCGCTGACCATCCTGCCGCTGCACCCGAACGGGATGAGGATCACCGCGTCCACGGCCGCCGGCGTCGAGATCCACAGCGAAACCTACTTTTCCGTCGGCGGCGGCTTCGTCGTCACCGAAGCGGAGAGCGCACAGCCGCCGCGCGCCGCCACCGGCGGCCTGTCGTTCGGGTCCGCCAAGGAACTCCTCGACATCGCGGCCCGCCACGGCTACACCATCAGTGACGTGATGCTCCAGTTCGAACGCGAAACGCGGTCGACCGTGGAGATCTACGAGCGGCTCCTCCATATCCGCGACGTCATGGTGAAATGCGAGAAGCGCGGGATCGCGCGCGACGGGATCCTTCCCGGCGCTCTGCGCGTGCGCCGGCGGGCACGGGACTGGTATCTCCGCCTGGATCAGGAAGACCCGCACCGCGATCCCGCATTCGCCGAGGACTGGATCAACCTCGTCGCCCTGGCCGTCAACGAGGAGAACGCATCCGGCGGCCGGATCGTCACCGCGCCGACCAACGGGGCCGCGGGCATCATCCCCGCGGTGCTGCACTACGCCGTTCACTACACCCCGGCCGGGAAGTCGGATCCCGACGACACCGCGATCCGCTTCCTCCTCGCCGCCGGCGCCGTCGGATCACTGTACAAGGAACGCGCGTCGATCTCCGGAGCCGAGGTCGGCTGTCAGGGCGAGGTGGGTTCCGCGGCGTCGATGGCCGCCGCCGGGCTTGCGGAGATCCTCGGCGGCACAATCGAACAGGTGGAGAATGCCGCAGAGATCGCGATGGAACACAGCCTCGGCCTCACGTGCGATCCCATCGAAGGGCTGGTGCAGATTCCGTGCATCGAACGCAACGCGATCTCGGCGGGCAAGGCCATCAACGCCGCTCGCATGGCCCTGCGCGGCGACGGCACCCACCGGGTCAGCCTCGACCAGGTGATCGAGACGATGCGCTCGACCGGCGCAGACATGCTGTCGAAGTACAAGGAAACGTCGACCGGCGGTCTGGCCGTCAACGTCCCGGTCAACTATGTCGAGTGCTGACATGATCACCGACGAACTCCGCCTTCTCCCTGCCCGCGCCGCCCAGTTCATCCGCCGGCACCCGGTTCCGGAGCCCGGCGACTACACGCCCGAGACCCGGCTGTCGGTGCTCGACGTCCTCGTGCACTGTGCCCCGGTCCGCGGCGACGCGTTCGTCGCGTTCCAACTGCTGAGCCGACGTGAGCTGCCCGGGTCGTACCTTCTCCACCTCGACGTCGTGGACGACGCGCTGTCCGCCCTCGACACGTTCGCCGTGACGGAACACGAATGCGAGCAGAGCTTCGGCCCGAACTGGCATGACGTCGTGCGACATGCCGTGGAGGCGGCAGCCCTCCTGGACGGGCACTTCGGTGCGCTGACCCGGACGAGGAGCGTCGTCGACAGCCGTCGACGGCTCGGCGCCTGGGCCTGCGCACGTGAGGCGGCCTGGGACGCGGGCCGGATCACATCCTGGTATCGCGCCCAGGACGCCGCCTGGGAACGGCACTTCATGGACGAGGCGACAGTGCGCGAGGACGAGCGACTGTGCGCGGACATCGCGACCGCGGTGCGCGACGCGGCCGCAGCGCACGCGGTGTCGGATCTGGTCGGGCGGCACGACTTCACCAGCGCACACTTCGAGACCCTGCTCGCCCCGTGGCGGACGGCCGCCGCGCACCTGCTCCCGCGGGATGTCGCCGCATTGATACCAGACTAACGGATCGTTTCCGCGCGACCGTGCATGATCTGGTGCGTCTCAGCGCCCCTCTTCTAGTCCGTGTCGAGAACGTGCAGGGTGCGGTCGTTGGCGTTTCCTGGCGAGCGGGCCAGCACGCGGCATGCTCGGAACACAGCCGAGCAGAACGCCGGACCGCAAGTGCCCGGAGCACTCGACCGACACCGCCTCAAGCGAAAGCCTTCCCCGACGCGGCGCTCATCACGGCCGAAGGGATCATCGACCGGTAAAACCCACCCATCGACAATCAGCGAATTGACCAGTACAGCGAGTCGGCTGCCAATTGATTGCTGTATGGGATTGGCGTTCACCCATATCTTCGGGATCGTGCCGGTCCGATCCAGCAATCGGAAATGTTCGACTCCTGCGAGTCGACGCGAGGTCTGTCAGTCCGACGCCGACCCCGGACATAAGCTAGCCGAATGGCAGTCGATGTCGGTCCGAGGACGTCGGCCGAGAGTGCTCACGATCGCGAAACTCGTAAGGAAAAGGAACGACACGAGATAACGACGCCTACCGGAATCAGCCAGCTGCGAAGGCGAAGGTTGTCAAGCAAAGCCTCGGCGCGAGGGATCCTCAATCGTCGACCGTCACCCCGTACTCGGTGGCGAGCGTGGCGAGATCGTATTCGTACCCCTGCCCCACCGCGCGGAGACGCCACTGCTCGGCGCGTCGGTAGATCTCGGCGAAATGCATCGTCCGTTCCGTCGTGCCGGCGTCCAGAACGAACGATGCGATCGTGCGGTCCGGAGCGTCGACGGTCACCGAGATCGGACCGAGTTCACCGAAGGTGCGATCTCCGCCGATCGCCGCCGATACGGACACGCACTGGTAGTCGGAGTGCAGGGCAGCCAGTTCGATCCGCACTCCTTGCTCGCTGCTGCCGTCGCAGGACAATTCCACGGTGCCGTCCGAACTCGTCGGCGAGTTGTAGAAGAGGAAGTCCTCGTCGCAACCGACCCGGCCGTCGTCGCCGAGAAGAAGCGCAACCACATCCACGTCGAACGCATCGTCCTCGGTGTGGGCGCGCCAAGACGCGTTGACCGTCAGCGATGTCGTCTGTGGTGGCAGGTCGATCACCTCTCCGCGAGCGAGCAACGGCGCAACCCACTGAGAAGGCGGTCTGATCGGCTCGCGGAGCGCCCCCCGCGCGGGTGGTGCCGCCGGTTCGAGTGCGGAGTTCACATCGGGGGCGGTGAGCAGAGGCAACTGACGGGCCGACACTCGGTCCATGCGGGGATCGAGTTCACCACCGTCGAGAACGAGGACATCGGTGACTCCTGCGGAGAGATTGACCGACGGCTTGGCACCCAGCTGCACGATGCGGGAGCGCATCAGAACGGAGTCCGCATGCGAGCCACCGACGATGAGCACTCTTCTTCCGTGCCAAGGCTTCGTGGAGGGAACAGTTGTCGCAGGTCGAGGCCGCTGAACTTCGGACGGTGCCGCGGCCGCCTTCGGCTCACCCGGTGTCACGTGCAGCAACATCTCGCCGAGCTGCCGCTCGGTCAGGACAGGAATCCCGTCGGCCACCGCGCGGCGCACCTTTGCACTCGACGAGTGCGGGTCGTTGCAGACGACGACGCCCGTCTGACGGCTGACCGAATTCATGACGTCCAGGCCGGCGGCGGTCAGACGTGCGGCGAGCGAAAGACGAGGAACATCCGTGCTGCCGCTGATGACCAGTTTCATGCCCTGGACCAGTCCCACCCCCGGATCCAGCCGACCCGGATTCCGCCACGGAGACTCCACACGCGGAACCCGATCTGGGTATACCGCCCGCCGATCGGCGCAGCCGACGACCGGCAGAGGAAGTCTGAGAGACTCGGCGAGCGAGGCGCTGTGTGCGAAGACCTCCGTCAGCACGAGGGCGTCGTCGTAAGCGTCGTGAGCCCGGTTCTGACGAACCTTCCAGTGCGCGGCCAGAGTCGACAACTTGTGGTTGGGGACGTCGATCTCGAGGCGGCGGGACAGGGCAAGGGTGCAGAGCCTCTGCCGTGTCGGCATCGTCATCCCGGCCCGCCGTACCTCGGCGTCGAGGAAGCCGTAATCGAATGACGCATTGTGGGCGACCAGCGTCCGACCGTCGAGAAGTTCGAGCAGATCGTTCGCGACCTCTTCGAAACGGGGCGCCCCCGCCAAACGCTGTGGCGTGAGATTGTGGATATGTACCGGTCCCGGGTCGCAGCCCGGGTTGAGCAGAGTCACCAATTCACGCTCCACCGAACCGTCTTCACGCAACGCCAACGCCGCGACGCTGAGCACTCTGTGCGTGGACGAACGCAGACCGGAGGTCTCGACATCCACGACAACCCAGCGGTGCCCCGTCGGCAATCGCACCGGCCGGGTCATGGTCGAGGAGGCAGATGAAAGCACAGAGCGACTATAGAGCCCAGTTCTCGTCGTTCTGATCGACGACACGTAAATCGCCGGCACATATCGCGTCCGACCCGAATTTCTCGGTAGTTTTTTGTTCAAGTACAGGTCGAGGGTTGTGTCATTCGAGTGAATGACACAGAGGAACATTGCGCCTCAACGGCTTTCGAATTCCGTTACCCGTTGGCTACTATCCTCGTCACACTGAATGGATTGGCTGTCGTGGCATTTCTCGACCATTCCGTGGAGGCCCCACCCCACCCCGAACGAGGTAAATATGAAGGCTCGACGGTTAGTACTCAGCGTCCTCGGTTGTGCCGCCATTTCGATGGCAGCCGCGCCCTCCGCACAGGCGGCGACGATCTTCGACTTCCTTCCCCCGGAGATTGCGTCCCTGATTCCGAGCGGTTCGGCCGACGCCGTGAACCCCCTCCTGCCGCCCGCACCCGCCGCTCCGGCAGCACCGGCCCCCGCACCGCAGGTCGCGCCGGCCCCGCAGGCTCCCGCACCTCGCGCGGGCTACAAGAACTGCACCGAAGCCCGCAACGCCGGTGTGACGCCCATCTACCGTGGCCAGGACGGTTACGCGCCGCACCTCGACCGCGACAACGACGGCATCGCCTGCGAGTAGTCGATCATCGGCGCGCCTCCCGCACACGCACCCCTTCTGCGCCCCCGCACCCCTTGTCGAGCCCGAGACCGGGTGCGCCTACCGAGAAGGGGTGCGTGTGTGCTTCGTGGCGCCTCGGCCGTCGTGCAGGTGTCGCCATTCCCCGTGCGGCACACGGCGCTCGGCACTAAGTTCGGCGATGACGGTTGAGGTACTACGCGAGGGGGCAGTCCGGCATGAGCAGGACACATTTCACGGCTCTGACACTGGGCGCGGTCGCGCTGGCCGGGGGTGCCGCACTCACTGCGGGCGCCGGAACGGCCGCGGCGGACGTCCTCACCGAGATCAACGGCTGCAGGATCGTGGCGAATCCGAACCCCGACGATCGCACGACCTGCCCGGGCGCCGATCTGAGTTCCGCGAATCTGGCCGGCCTGAACCTGAGCTTCGCCGACCTGTCGGGGGCGAACCTGAAACGGGCGAACCTCACCGGCACCAACTTCGCTGCCGCGAATCTGTCGTACGCCGATCTGAGCGACGCGAACATCACCGGCACGAACTTCACGGATTCGCAGCGCAACGCGGTGATCCTGTACAGCACCGAGATCGACATCTTCGGCACGATCGTCGGGGACATGAACATCACGACCGAACCCGAATGGTCCACCGAGGCCCACGAGCGCGCACTCGCCTCGGTCGTCCCGGTGACACCGACACCGACACCTCCGGCTCCGTAAACCACTCCTGACCCCTTAACCCGGGCCGCGCACTGCGCGGTCCGGGTTTTCGTATGCCCACACCCCTTGACATTGGATACCCGCACTATCCACTATTAGATAGTATCGGTATCCAACATTGGGAGGCATCCGATGACGACGATCGACCCCACCCGTTCGACGCACCACTACGACGGCGAACTGGTGGTCTTCCTGATCGGGATGACAGTCAACCGACCCTGGAGACCGGACCTGTGGCTGCCCACTTTCCTCGCGATGCCGAGGATGCTGCGCGAACTGTCCGAGGACCCGGATTCGGGTCTGATGGGCTACCGCCTGACGTTCGAGGGGCGCGGCCCGACGGTGATCCAGTACTGGAACTCCGTCGACAAGCTGTACGCCTACGCCAGTGACAGCCAAGCGAAGCATCGTCCGGCCTGGGCCGCATTCAACCGGCGGGCCCGCAAGGCACCCGGGGCGGTCGGCGTCTGGCACGAGACCTATCCGGTGGACCATGCCGAGTCGATCTACGTCGGCACGCCGGCGATGGGGCTGGCCCGCGCCACCGCACGTGTGCCCGTCACACAGAAGTTCAGCCGAGCCCGAGACCGGCTGTCCCGCAGCAACAACACCCACGATCAGTGATCAATTCAGGAGAAATCATGGAACCCTTGATCGCCCTCGTTGCCGTCACTCTGGCACTCCTCGTCGCAGGCGCGGCGGGTGTGCGCCGATGCCGGCCGTGGCCTGTTGCCCTGCGGGGCGGCCTCGCGGCCATGTTCACGCTGACGGGCATGGCCCATTTCGTCGGGATGCGTGCGGAACTTGTCGCCATGGTCCCGCCGTCGCTGCCGAACCCCGAGCTACTGGTGACCGTGACCGGTCTGCTCGAACTGGCCGGCGCCGCAGGGCTGCTGATACGAGGCACCGCGCCGTGGGCGGCGGGCTGCCTCACCGCCCTGCTCATCGTGATGTTCCCGGCGAACGTGTACGCCGCCGTGGAGGGACTCTCGACGGGACCGTTCGAAGCCCTGATCCCCCGGACACTCCTGCAGGTCGTCTTCGTGTCGGCGACACTCGCGGTCGTGATCGCTTACCGGGGGAGCCGGGCTACGGAATCACCCTCCGAAGCCCACTCGCCCGCAGCACCCGGCGTTGCACTCCCGCCCGCACTGCATCCTCGGACCCGATGATCCGCACGTGCTTTCGTGCCCGGGTAATCGCCGTGTACAGCAATTCGCGAGTCAGCAGCGACGACGCCTCGCCGGGAAGAACCACGGACACCGTGTCGTACTGGCTGCCCTGACTGCGGTGAATCGTCATCGCGTACACCGTCTGCACCGCGGACAGATGCGTCGGATGCAACAGGAACGGTTCGTTGCCCCGCACGAATGCGGCGACGAGTTCGACGTCGTCGCGGCGCACGATCACCCCGGTGTCGCCGTTGTAGATCTTCGTTTCGTGATCATTGGCAGTCACCATCAGCGGCTGGCCCGGATACCAGCGATCCGGGTTCAGCCGCTGCCCGATCGTCTCCCCAATCCACTCCATCGCCTGCCGCGTCCACCGCTGCACGCCGTACGGACCTTCCCGGTGCGCGCACAACAGCCGGTGCCCCTCCGAATGCCGCAGTGCAGCAAAGGCATCACCGGATTCCGCAGCTGCGGTGACCGCGGCGGCCGTCCCCACCACGTCCGCCCGCAGTGCGTCCAGGTCTTCCGGACTGTGGAACGACACCTCGGGGAAACCGCTCGACAGGATTTTCATGACCTCGTCCGGTTCGCCCTTCCGCACCGCGACAGCCAGCTGGGCGATGCCGCCGCCGAACCGCCGCCCGCGGCTGAGCCGGACCACCCCGCCCCGCAACCTGTCCCGTTCCCCCGCGCTCAAGGCGGCCTCGAGCGGGTCGTCGGCCGCCTCCAGGTCGGCGCCGACGATCCTGGCGAGCACCGGATTCTCGGTTCCCGTCACCGGCCGGGCCACGAGATCGGCCAGGACCGCGCCCGCGTCGACGGACGTCAGCTGATCGGGGTCGCCGACGAGCACCAACCGGGTGTCCGGGCGGACCGCCTCGAGGAGCCGGCACATCATCGTCAGCGACACCATCGACGTCTCGTCGACCACGATCGCGTCGTAGGGCAGGTGATTGTTCGCGTTGTAGCGGAACCGGCTGCCACGTCCGCGCTGCCAGCCCAGCAGCCGGTGCAGCGTCATCGCGGTCAGGTCGGGCGGCAACCCGAGTGCGTCGGACTGCTCGCGCACCGACTCCTGCAACCGCGCCGCGGCTTTCCCGGTGGGTGCGGCGAGCGCGATCCGGAGGCCCGGCCCTGGCTGCCGGGTCAGCAGCGCCAGCACCCGGGCGACGGTGTGCGTCTTACCTGTTCCGGGTCCGCCGACCACCACCGACGTCCACTGTGTGGCGGCCACCGCGGCGGCGATTCGCTGCCGGTCCGGTGCCGGAGCCGACGCCCCGTCGTCGTGCTGGTCGCGGAACAACGCGTCCAAGCCCTCCCGCAGCGACTGCTCGTCGACGGGGGGATGCCCGACGGCGCGCTGGTCGAGTACCCGCCGGAGGGTCGCTTCCTGCCGGAAGTACCGGTCGAGGTAGAGCAGTCCGCCGTCGGCCGTGTCGACGAGCCGCAGCGGCCGCAGCGGACCCGCCGAACCACCGGTGACCAGCGGGCTCCGCCGCAGTG
This genomic interval carries:
- a CDS encoding glycine cleavage system protein H; amino-acid sequence: MRAGKIPSDRRFTATHSWLALAPGQSFSDYPLRAGVTDTALDEVEVVGLELPTVRSTIEAGAPCALVWTSARTVVTVYAPISGLVTMTNTDAAENPQLVADDPFHRGWLFAVLPSPTSSAYGLLTPAQYANELSEAV
- a CDS encoding L-serine ammonia-lyase, whose product is MTISVFDLFSVGVGPSSSHTVGPMRAAARFVSDLRALDALSAVADIRVDLYGSLAATGAGHGTMSAVLLGLEGYFPEKIETEEMERRLEEMRSTRRIRVGGSHDVALAEDEIVLHPLTILPLHPNGMRITASTAAGVEIHSETYFSVGGGFVVTEAESAQPPRAATGGLSFGSAKELLDIAARHGYTISDVMLQFERETRSTVEIYERLLHIRDVMVKCEKRGIARDGILPGALRVRRRARDWYLRLDQEDPHRDPAFAEDWINLVALAVNEENASGGRIVTAPTNGAAGIIPAVLHYAVHYTPAGKSDPDDTAIRFLLAAGAVGSLYKERASISGAEVGCQGEVGSAASMAAAGLAEILGGTIEQVENAAEIAMEHSLGLTCDPIEGLVQIPCIERNAISAGKAINAARMALRGDGTHRVSLDQVIETMRSTGADMLSKYKETSTGGLAVNVPVNYVEC
- a CDS encoding TerD family protein; the protein is MTRPVRLPTGHRWVVVDVETSGLRSSTHRVLSVAALALREDGSVERELVTLLNPGCDPGPVHIHNLTPQRLAGAPRFEEVANDLLELLDGRTLVAHNASFDYGFLDAEVRRAGMTMPTRQRLCTLALSRRLEIDVPNHKLSTLAAHWKVRQNRAHDAYDDALVLTEVFAHSASLAESLRLPLPVVGCADRRAVYPDRVPRVESPWRNPGRLDPGVGLVQGMKLVISGSTDVPRLSLAARLTAAGLDVMNSVSRQTGVVVCNDPHSSSAKVRRAVADGIPVLTERQLGEMLLHVTPGEPKAAAAPSEVQRPRPATTVPSTKPWHGRRVLIVGGSHADSVLMRSRIVQLGAKPSVNLSAGVTDVLVLDGGELDPRMDRVSARQLPLLTAPDVNSALEPAAPPARGALREPIRPPSQWVAPLLARGEVIDLPPQTTSLTVNASWRAHTEDDAFDVDVVALLLGDDGRVGCDEDFLFYNSPTSSDGTVELSCDGSSEQGVRIELAALHSDYQCVSVSAAIGGDRTFGELGPISVTVDAPDRTIASFVLDAGTTERTMHFAEIYRRAEQWRLRAVGQGYEYDLATLATEYGVTVDD
- a CDS encoding excalibur calcium-binding domain-containing protein, whose product is MKARRLVLSVLGCAAISMAAAPSAQAATIFDFLPPEIASLIPSGSADAVNPLLPPAPAAPAAPAPAPQVAPAPQAPAPRAGYKNCTEARNAGVTPIYRGQDGYAPHLDRDNDGIACE
- a CDS encoding pentapeptide repeat-containing protein is translated as MSRTHFTALTLGAVALAGGAALTAGAGTAAADVLTEINGCRIVANPNPDDRTTCPGADLSSANLAGLNLSFADLSGANLKRANLTGTNFAAANLSYADLSDANITGTNFTDSQRNAVILYSTEIDIFGTIVGDMNITTEPEWSTEAHERALASVVPVTPTPTPPAP
- a CDS encoding DUF4188 domain-containing protein yields the protein MTTIDPTRSTHHYDGELVVFLIGMTVNRPWRPDLWLPTFLAMPRMLRELSEDPDSGLMGYRLTFEGRGPTVIQYWNSVDKLYAYASDSQAKHRPAWAAFNRRARKAPGAVGVWHETYPVDHAESIYVGTPAMGLARATARVPVTQKFSRARDRLSRSNNTHDQ
- a CDS encoding DoxX family protein, giving the protein MEPLIALVAVTLALLVAGAAGVRRCRPWPVALRGGLAAMFTLTGMAHFVGMRAELVAMVPPSLPNPELLVTVTGLLELAGAAGLLIRGTAPWAAGCLTALLIVMFPANVYAAVEGLSTGPFEALIPRTLLQVVFVSATLAVVIAYRGSRATESPSEAHSPAAPGVALPPALHPRTR
- the recD gene encoding exodeoxyribonuclease V subunit alpha, with the protein product MTEVQVAQRGKGMLRVFNEAGVLAAADVHVALRLSALGGESSEDVVLATALAVRAVRSGSVCLDLTRLREVTVDEESEVDLDALPWPDDGIVVEALRRSPLVTGGSAGPLRPLRLVDTADGGLLYLDRYFRQEATLRRVLDQRAVGHPPVDEQSLREGLDALFRDQHDDGASAPAPDRQRIAAAVAATQWTSVVVGGPGTGKTHTVARVLALLTRQPGPGLRIALAAPTGKAAARLQESVREQSDALGLPPDLTAMTLHRLLGWQRGRGSRFRYNANNHLPYDAIVVDETSMVSLTMMCRLLEAVRPDTRLVLVGDPDQLTSVDAGAVLADLVARPVTGTENPVLARIVGADLEAADDPLEAALSAGERDRLRGGVVRLSRGRRFGGGIAQLAVAVRKGEPDEVMKILSSGFPEVSFHSPEDLDALRADVVGTAAAVTAAAESGDAFAALRHSEGHRLLCAHREGPYGVQRWTRQAMEWIGETIGQRLNPDRWYPGQPLMVTANDHETKIYNGDTGVIVRRDDVELVAAFVRGNEPFLLHPTHLSAVQTVYAMTIHRSQGSQYDTVSVVLPGEASSLLTRELLYTAITRARKHVRIIGSEDAVRAGVQRRVLRASGLRRVIP